One Lentibacillus cibarius DNA window includes the following coding sequences:
- a CDS encoding YetF domain-containing protein, protein MGEYFFMFIDVVFGFIALFLLVKFLGKSQLNALTPFDFISAIILGEFVGNALFDKKAGITEMAFVIVLWGLLLYIVEMISQRYKGSRGFLEGQPSIVIYQGRLMYDALKKNRLDINQLQHLLRDKDVFSMEEVEYALLETDGKVSVLKKSDYQTPTKSDMNIPPSPVKLSRTLISDGEVIHDNLKEAKLTEQWLMQELKQQNFSSVEEVCYAEWQEDQQKLLVMPYYTNTNDE, encoded by the coding sequence TTGGGCGAGTATTTTTTTATGTTTATAGATGTCGTATTTGGGTTCATTGCCCTATTTTTGCTTGTGAAGTTTCTCGGGAAATCACAGCTTAATGCGCTGACCCCGTTTGATTTCATCTCAGCCATTATCCTTGGTGAATTTGTGGGAAACGCATTGTTTGATAAAAAAGCCGGAATTACCGAGATGGCATTCGTTATCGTACTATGGGGGCTATTATTATATATAGTCGAAATGATTTCCCAGCGCTACAAAGGAAGCAGGGGATTTCTGGAAGGACAGCCCTCCATTGTTATTTATCAAGGTCGTCTTATGTACGATGCGCTGAAAAAGAACCGCTTGGATATCAATCAATTGCAGCATTTACTTCGGGATAAAGATGTATTTTCTATGGAAGAAGTGGAATATGCTTTGTTGGAAACGGACGGCAAGGTATCCGTCCTCAAAAAATCAGATTATCAAACCCCGACAAAATCTGATATGAACATCCCACCATCACCTGTAAAGCTTTCCAGAACCCTTATTAGCGACGGTGAAGTAATCCATGATAACCTCAAGGAGGCAAAGCTAACCGAACAGTGGCTCATGCAAGAATTGAAACAGCAGAATTTTTCATCGGTGGAAGAAGTTTGTTATGCCGAATGGCAAGAGGACCAGCAAAAGTTGCTTGTTATGCCCTATTATACCAATACTAATGACGAATAG
- a CDS encoding CotO family spore coat protein — protein MGKKQSAKSPLLYIQQPNIGTPKAPMQSRYMTPKQQRSREKWKKAKKKATRPVDRGDSSKQVADDKQEEAEQIETTEMNEETEDETEQESEETRKQFKDMSLTERIDYFLNTPKHVPAMRCEIRTDERRYRGIITDYQDGTVFMRVGRRPAPMKIAFDTINDIRMVGF, from the coding sequence ATGGGAAAAAAGCAAAGTGCCAAAAGCCCATTACTGTACATTCAGCAACCAAATATCGGAACCCCGAAAGCACCGATGCAGAGCCGTTACATGACACCAAAACAACAGCGATCAAGAGAAAAGTGGAAGAAAGCCAAAAAGAAAGCAACACGCCCTGTAGATCGGGGTGATAGTTCGAAACAAGTTGCAGATGACAAACAAGAAGAAGCCGAACAAATAGAAACGACGGAAATGAACGAAGAAACAGAAGATGAAACCGAACAAGAGAGTGAGGAAACACGTAAGCAATTCAAAGATATGTCGCTCACTGAACGTATTGATTATTTCTTAAATACACCAAAGCATGTCCCGGCAATGCGCTGTGAAATTCGAACGGATGAGCGACGCTACCGCGGTATAATTACCGACTATCAAGATGGCACAGTATTCATGCGGGTAGGAAGACGACCAGCCCCGATGAAAATAGCTTTTGATACGATTAATGATATACGAATGGTAGGGTTTTAG
- a CDS encoding CotY/CotZ family spore coat protein, with translation MGCGKHHETGNCVCDILKEIANAQQDVVENCCSTSCEQSVSDLLGETEPGNGLDTVPVILYCEGSCEPFKGFGANPDDIGDMMASFYFRVKRVDDDCCAVLELLRDPEDTNNNPDNPVTQDTNPLCATGICMTVDLNCFCHVTCLPAVNAF, from the coding sequence ATGGGTTGTGGAAAGCATCATGAAACAGGAAATTGTGTCTGCGATATTTTAAAGGAAATAGCTAACGCGCAGCAAGATGTTGTTGAGAATTGCTGCTCTACTAGCTGTGAACAATCAGTGAGCGATTTGCTTGGTGAAACAGAACCCGGAAACGGTCTGGATACGGTACCTGTCATCCTGTACTGTGAAGGCAGCTGTGAACCATTTAAAGGATTCGGTGCCAATCCGGACGATATTGGTGACATGATGGCCAGCTTCTACTTCCGGGTTAAACGGGTGGATGATGACTGCTGTGCAGTTTTAGAACTGCTTAGAGACCCAGAAGACACCAATAACAATCCTGACAATCCGGTTACGCAGGATACTAATCCATTGTGCGCGACTGGAATCTGCATGACAGTTGACTTGAATTGCTTCTGCCACGTCACTTGCCTTCCAGCAGTGAATGCATTTTAA